A region of the Bacteroidales bacterium genome:
CATCATCAACATTGTGATAGCAATATTTACGAAGGATTAAAAACAATAGGAAAAGCCGAATATGTTATTTTAAATGGGAAAATAATACATGAAAGCATCCAAAATAAGTAGATTATCGCAACCATTTATCTAACACCTGCAAAGCGTTTTGCAATGGATTTTGATCGGTCTCAATATCAATGACCGAAACCTCCTGAAAACCCCAGTGCGATATTACTTTATCCACAATTGATGCACGCACCACCAGAATAATGGGATTAGGATAATTTTTCGCAATAGCAGTGAGATTATTAGCCCACCCTTGGCGACGAAGCTCCCAGGGACCAATTTCATCTATTACGACTAAATCGGTCTGTTCAATGTTTTCGATTTGTAACCAACGATTTCCTTCTTCTAAGCTCTGTGGGTTAAAATAATAATTTCCTACTTTGGGAGCTCCTGCCATAGGCTCTGTTCGCGATAGAGGTATTTCTTGCTGACTAATTAAATGAAGCAAATTATAACCCTTGTGCTGATTTTGTTCAAAAACAGCAGGCGATACAAAGCCACCTATCACTAAACCACGAGCTTTTAACTCATAAACTAATTTTCCTAAAAAGGTAGATTTTCCAACTTTTTCTTTGCCCGTAATAATTAAAACATTTTTCTTAGCCACGTATTTTAGCTCGGCTTCTTCAAACCAGTAATCAAGGTACGAAATCATTTCATAAATAGCCAATGCAGGTTTTTTGATAAAAATTTTTAAAGGCGGAATACTGCTCAAAATGGTTGGAAGCGTAAGAAAAGCTATTTCTATAGCTTGTGCTGCCTTATGAAACATGCTACGGCGAGCCCATTGCGATATAACTGGATTTTTAAGCTCCGTACCAATGGCAGCAAAACCAACAACTAAAATAATGGCTCGCAAACTCATTTCTATCCCATTTTGTAAACCAATAAACAGCGATTGACGATATGGATGATTAGCGTAAACCACTCCTATAGAAAAAAGTATTAGAATCAACAACGAAAGCATAAAAAACGCATTCATTATTTTTTTAACGTTGCGAGGATAACGAAATAAAAACACAGAAAAAATTAGAATTCCTGCTATCACGCTTATTTTAAAATCGAGCAAATAGATGATAATAAAAATAGCTGCCACTCCCAAAATATCTATCAAAAGCCACGCAAGCGAGTAATTAAATACTAAGGTTGTTGGTGTTTTTTTGATGCGGTTAACCTCATCTACCGAAATACTTTTTAAAGGCACTCTTTGCTTTACTGATTTTTTACCAATCGTTATCCCAATCCAAGCCACTACCAATCCCGATATAAAATAGATGCTCAAAAGTACCATGATAAGCTGACTAAGGTTTAATATAGATATATGATATTGATGTTCTATGAATTGTACTGAATTTTGATAAAGATCGAAAAATTGAAATCCGTAAAAAATGAATTTGTTGATTAAAAAATGGATAAAATTCCATGTCATAGCTAAAGCTCCAGCGATAAGAAAGCCGATAGTTGTTCGTCTAAAAACAATAATAGCCGCTTCCATCAATAGACCTTCCATAAAAATGGCAACCATAGGACCAAAAATAACAGCACTGGGCGAAATGGATTTCATAATGGCACAAACAAGACCCGAACGCCACATAAGTCCTTTTTCTCGCCATTGTTGTGAAGCGGAAATAAGCAAAACGATACCTATTGCGGTTAAAATATTGCTACGAAAGGGAATTTTAAGGTTATGCAAAAAACTTCCAAGCACAATTTCGGAGGCTGCCCATAAGCTACCCAATACAGCAGCCTTTAACCAAAGGTTGTTGTTATTTTGATTCATGAAGGATGCAAATTTTTTGTGCAGCACCACGGCGGAATAAATGATAGCCCGAAGCACCTTCGGCAATCA
Encoded here:
- a CDS encoding DUF2478 domain-containing protein is translated as MNQNNNNLWLKAAVLGSLWAASEIVLGSFLHNLKIPFRSNILTAIGIVLLISASQQWREKGLMWRSGLVCAIMKSISPSAVIFGPMVAIFMEGLLMEAAIIVFRRTTIGFLIAGALAMTWNFIHFLINKFIFYGFQFFDLYQNSVQFIEHQYHISILNLSQLIMVLLSIYFISGLVVAWIGITIGKKSVKQRVPLKSISVDEVNRIKKTPTTLVFNYSLAWLLIDILGVAAIFIIIYLLDFKISVIAGILIFSVFLFRYPRNVKKIMNAFFMLSLLILILFSIGVVYANHPYRQSLFIGLQNGIEMSLRAIILVVGFAAIGTELKNPVISQWARRSMFHKAAQAIEIAFLTLPTILSSIPPLKIFIKKPALAIYEMISYLDYWFEEAELKYVAKKNVLIITGKEKVGKSTFLGKLVYELKARGLVIGGFVSPAVFEQNQHKGYNLLHLISQQEIPLSRTEPMAGAPKVGNYYFNPQSLEEGNRWLQIENIEQTDLVVIDEIGPWELRRQGWANNLTAIAKNYPNPIILVVRASIVDKVISHWGFQEVSVIDIETDQNPLQNALQVLDKWLR